The segment GACGAACCCAGCTGTACGATCGCCGTCAACCGGAGGCTGCGGCCCTTGTGGATGTCGCGCCAGATAATCGGCCACTGCCTCCCGTTCACCTTCGGTCACGGCGGGCCCCCGGCCCTGGGCAGCGCGGATGCGGGCGAAGATGCGGTCACGGGCGGCGTTGGTTTCCATGGCGATGTGAGTATGTGGCAGTTGAAGGGGCAGACCGATTGTAGAAAGCGTCCTGATGCGCGCGGTTGAAAGTTCCTAAGCGGGGGCCTGAACCGCGAACACCTGCCGCAGGTACGACAGATAGCCGGGATCGTCGCACATCGTCTTCTCGGGCGTGTCCGACAGCTTGGCCACGGGCTGCCCATTGCAGCGCACCATCTTGATCACGATCTGCAATGGCTTGTAGCCAAGATCATTGGTCAGGTTGGTGCCCACACCGAATGCGAGCTTGCAACGGCCACGGAATCGCTCATAGAGCTCGATGACCTTGGGAATGTCCAGCGCATCGCTGAAGATCAGCGTCTTGCCGCGCGGATCCACGCGGTTCGCTGCGTAGTGCGCGATCATCCGCTCGCCCCATTCGAACGGATCGCCCGAATCGTGTCGCACGCCATCGAACAGCTTGCAGAAATAGAGATCGAAGTCCCGCAGGAATGCGTCGAAGCCGTAGGTGTCCGAAAGCGCGATGCCAAGGTCACCACGATACTCGTGTGCCCACCGCTCCAGCGCGTAGACCTGCGAATCACGCAGGCGCGGCCCAAGGGCCTGGCAGGCCTGCAGGTACTCGTGCGCCATCGTGCCAAGCGGCGTCATGTTGTGCAGACGCGCGAAGTGGACGTTGCTGGTGCCGGCCAATTGCGGGCCAATGGCGTCGCGCATCGACAGCAGGACCTCCTCCTGCCAGTCGCACGAGAACCGGCGGCGGGTGCCGTAGTCCGCGATCACGCAATCCACATAGGGCGGCGCCGCGAGCAGCTCCAGCTTGGCCTGCAGCCGGCGACGGCCCTCCGCCAGATCGGGCTTCGGCTGGGTACGTCGGAAGTACACCTCGTTGACGATGGCCAGCAGCGGAATCTCGAACAGGATCGTATGAAGCCACGGACCCTTGATGATGATCTCGATTTCGCCATTACCCTTGGCCGACGGCAGCACCTGCACGTACTTCTCGTTCAGATGGAACAGCGCCAGAAACTCGACAAAGTCGCTTTTGATGAAGCGCAGGCCACGCAGGTAATTGAGTTCATCGTCGGTGAATCGCAACTGACAAAGCTGCGTGATCTGGGACCGGATCTCGTCGACGTACGGCGTCAGGTCGACCCCGGCGTTGCGGCACTTGAAGCGGTACTCCACCTGGGCCTGCGGGAAGTGATGCAGCACCACCTGCATCATCGTGAATTTGTACAGGTCAGTGTCGAGCAGGGAACGGATGATCATAACGAGGCCAGACGGGGGCATACCGGAAGTCAGGCCATCATGCTAACCGAAAGTATCGCGGAGGCGCGCTGGCGTGGCCTGGCGTCGTCAGCCGCCATCGAGCGAGCGCAGTCCTTGTGGCGGCTTCTGTTCCGACTTGCGGGGCGTCTGCACACACCAGAGCGGCACCCCCTGCTCGTTCGGGCAGGTGACCAGCGTGGCCTGCGCACGTGGCACCGCAGTCGGCAAAGGATCGGCGAAATTGGCCGATGCGACCATGATGCGCTCCTGGTAGACCGAACGGCCGGCCCGGTCGAAGCGCAGCACCTGGATCATCGAGCCGGGCGGCGGGTGCAGGTCCGGGCCGCATGGCACAAGACCTTCGCGGCTGCAATTGGCCATCGGGTCGCCGGCGGCCGCGCGGACCACGCTGAAGCTATCCCATTCGAACGCCGTCAGCGATGAAAGCGTGACCGGCTGATCTGTCCGCGCCCGCCAGGCCACCAGCCGGGAGACCACGCTATCGGCCATGGCCGCGGATCCGTCCGCCGGCGCCAACGACTGGGCGGCCAACGGCAGCGGCGCAAGCATCGCTGTGGTCAGGCAAACTGCGAATCGGAACAGATGGCGTGCCGGCATGGCATGGATCCCCGGTCGGATGCTGCGTGGTCTGAATGTCCCGCAAGGGCCCGTGGCGGCACTTTTACCCTGGGTAGCCACAGGCGTCGTAGGGAGAATATTAGCGGTTCGCCACCGGTTCCGATGCCCTGAACGCCACGAAAGCCGCCTGGCAGGCCGACTTTCGAATCGAATTGCCAACAAAACACATAAAGAAATAAGAAAACTATCTTACCCAGCTATATAGACTCGCTATTCTTGCGGGAAGGCTCGGCTACAATATCGGTCTTTGAAAGTCCACGGCCCCCGTTCGCCCCAAGTTATCCCGATTGACTTGCGCTGCGCTTGACGCATGTCGGGTGACTGGCGGGAACGCCGGGCAAGAATGCGGCCTTGGACCTCCCCCATTTGAAGACCGATCCGTTTTTCTGGAACCGAAATGACTCACGTTGTCACCGAATCCTGCATCCGTTGCCGCTATACCGACTGCGTTGATGTGTGTCCGGTCGATTGTTTCCGCGAAGGCCCGAACTTCCTGTCCATCGACCCGGACGAATGCATCGACTGCGCCGTGTGCGTGGCCGAGTGCCCGGTCAACGCGATCTACGCCGAGGAAGACGTGCCGGGCGATCAGCAACAGTTCATCGAACTGAATGCCGAACTCTCCCGGATCTGGCCGTCCATCACCAAGACCAAGGCCCCGCTGGCCGAAGCCGAGGAATGGAAGGACGCCACCGACAAGCTGCAATACCTGCAGCGCTAAAAAAATACAGAGAGCCGTCCCCCGCGCTTTCTAGCAATGCCGGGCACATGTGTGCCCACAACGTATCAGGACGAATATGGACTTGAGCATTCCTAACCCCGTGGCCGACGCGACCCATCAGGCCGGCGGGAACCCTGGCGGTCAGCCGCTGGAAATTGACGCGCTGATCGTGGGCGCTGGCCCGGTCGGCCTGTTCCAGGTCTTTGAACTGGGGCTGCTCGAAATCAAGGCACACATCATCGACTCGCTCAAGGTAGTGGGCGGCCAGTGCGTCGAGCTGTATCCGGACAAGCCGATCTACGATATCCCGGCCGTGCCCATCTGCACGGGCCAGGAACTGACCGACAACCTGCTGAAGCAGATCGAGCCGTTCTCGCCGACGTTCCATCTGGGTCAGGAAGTGAGCGTCGTGGAGCGCCGCGAAGACGGCCGCTTCTTCGTCGAAACATCGCTTGGAACCCGCTTCATCACCAAGACCATCTTCATCGCCGCCGGCGTTGGCTCGTTCCAGCCGCGCACGCTGAAGGTGGAAGGCATCGACAAGTTCGAAGGAAAGCAGCTGTTCTACCGCGTCAAGGATCCGAGCCGCTTCCACGGCCGCAATCTGGTCGTCGTCGGCGGTGGTGATTCGGCGCTGGACTGGACGCTGGATCTGGTGGGCAAGGCCGAGTCGGTGGTGATGATCCACCGCCGCGATGGTTTCCGTGCCGCACCGGCATCGGTGGCCAAGATGCGCGAGCTGTGCGAGCAGATGGAAATGCAATTCATGGTCGGCCAGATCGGCGGCTATGAAGAGAAGGATGGCGTGCTCACCGAGATCAAGGTGACCGGCGCCGACGGCGTGACCCGCCGTATGCCCGTCGACGACATCCTCGTGTTCTTCGGCCTTTCGCCGAAGCTCGGCCCGATCGCCGAATGGGGCCTGGACCTCGAGCGCAAGCAGATCAAGGTGGACACCGAGAAGTTCGAGACGAACATCCCGGGCATCTTCGCGGTTGGCGACATCAACACCTACCCGGGCAAGAAGAAGCTGATCCTGTCGGGCTTCCACGAAGCCGCGCTGGCTGCTTTCGGCGCCGCGCCGTACATCTTCCCGGACAAGAAGATCCACATGCAGTACACGACGACCTCGCCGAAGCTGCACAAGGTGCTTGGCGTGGAGACGCCGGTTTTCGACTGAGATCGGAACCGAAACAAAAAAGCCGCCTCCGGGCGGTTTTTTGTTTGCATAAATCGAAAAGCTGGCTATAATGCGGCCTCGCTGCTAAACACGGCAACGCTGCAAAAGGTGGAAACGCCCGCTGCAAGCCGGTTTCGAGGCGAACCAGAGTTCTGGCAACAACTTCTAGCGAAAACAAAACGTTAAAAAGTTGTTGACGAAACGAAGAGAAGCTGGTTATAATTTCTTTCTCAGCTGTTCCCCGATAGCTCAGTCGGTAGAGCGCCGGACTGTTAATCCGTAGGTCCCTGGTTCGAGCCCAGGTCGGGGAGCCAACCGATAGAAGAGGAAGGCCGATGCGAAAGCATCGGCCTTTTTCTTTTTGCGCGTCCGACACCCCTCCCCTGCACAAACGTTCCAGAGCCTTCGCATCAGACTGTATAAGATGCCCGCTCAAGGAACCGAAACGCAAAAATCGCTGTGAGCCCCCAAAGCTGGATCGATCTCAGGCAGGATGCCAGCACTGGCATCGAGACGATTCGCGCCCATTTCACTGGCCACGCCTACGATCCTCACTGGCATGACAGCTACCTGGTCGGATACACCGAGCAGGGCATTCAGCAGTTCCACTGTCGCCGCGAAGTCCAGCGCAGCACCCCCGGCAAGGTGTTCACGCTGGAGCCTGGCGAGATCCATGATGGCTACGCGGTGGCGCCGGAAGGCTTCACCTACTCGATGCTCTATCTCGACGCACAGTGGATGGAGCGCGAGCTACGCGCCGTATTCGAGGACGCCCCAGCGCACTGCCAACCCGGCTTTGCTCAGACCCTGAGAGAAGACCCTGCGCTGATCTCGGCCATCGGTAGCGCCTATACGGTCCTGCAGCAGCCCGAATTGCGCATCGTCCGTCAGTCGGCACTCGATGCGCTGCTCGCCCAACTGACAGCGCATCTGCATTGGCGCGCGCATCACGCATTCGACCCGCGCTTGCCCCTGGTGGCACAGCGGGCGCGCGACTATCTCCACGACCACCTTGATCACGATATCGGGCTCGATGACCTGGCTGCGATCAGCGGCGTGGATCGCTATCGACTGACACGCGCATTCAAAGCGGCATTCGGCATCGCGCCGCATGCCTATCTGGTGCAGATGCGTCTGGCGCGCGCACGACACCTCCTGGCCCGAGGCGCAACGCCAGCCGATGTCGCCGTCGCGCTCGGCTTTGCCGACCAGAGCCATCTGGGACGCTGGTTCCGGCGCGCCTATGGCCTGACACCCGCGCACTACCGCAAGCGCTGCTCAAATCTTCCAGACGCGTGAGACATCGGCCGCAACAATGGCCACATGCTCGACACGCTCCCTTTCCTTCCTTTCCTGCTTTTCGCGATCGTTGCGTCGATCACGCCCGGCCCGACCAACGTCATCGTACTGAGCCACAGCGCCCGCCGCGGAATCGTGGCAACGCTGCCAATCATCATAGGCGGCTGTGGCGGCGCAGCCTTGCTGGTACTGGCCGTCGGCATCGGCATTGGCGATGCCTTGACTGACCATCCGCAGGTCCAACGCGTGATGGCCTGGAGCGGCGTGCTCTGGCTCTCCTGGCTGGCGTGGCAGATCTGGAGCAGCCCGGCGGCAAGTGTCGAGGTCGACAGCAAAGACAAACGGTCACTCGGCCTCGCAGGCGCGGCCGCCTTGCAGCTCGTGAATCCGAAGACCTGGATGATGGCGCTGGCCGTGGTAAGTGTTTTCGCGGGCCACGGATCAGACCAGTCGCATCAGGTGATCCTGCTGTCACTCACCTTCTTTGTCGTCTCGCTGCCCTGCATGGGCGTATGGGCGGCCCTCGGCGCGGGTGCCACCCGCTTCATCCGATCGCCCGCCATGATGAAGCGCTTTGACCGCCTCATGGCGCTTGTACTACTGATCTCGGCATGGTGCAGCCTGTTGCAGTAACGCCAATCCCTCGTTTGGCGGTCGTCGCGCACATTTCCTGGTGTATGATCTCGGATTGCCCAAGTTTACTTGACTCACCCCCCGGTATACCTGTAAAAGCTTACCGGCGTATTTCTTGCGCAATATTCACGGAAACAGGTAGACCGCCAAGTTTTTACCTAGCTAGGAAAATTTGGCCCATCACCCCTGACACAGGCAGTACGGATTTCGGTCCACAGCAGGTTCTAGGGGCGCACCACGGCATTCGCCGCTGTGTGCAATACCACCGTCGCGAAAGGCTCCGGAGCCTGACATGACACGTTTCCCCCTATGAACCCACCGCCCCAGGCGGTAATTTCCGAAGGACTGAATTGACTAAGATCGTTCTGAAACCGGGCGAGCCCGTTGAAGTTGCAATGCGTCGTTTCCGTCGCGCCATTCTGCAGACTGGCCTGATCGTGGAACTGAAGAGCCGCACCGCCTACGAAAAGCCGACGACCGAGCGCAAGCGCAAGAAGAAGGCTGCCGAGGCCCGTCTGCGCAAGCGTCTGCGTATGCAAATGCTGCCGAAGAAGCTCTACTGATTCGCGCATTGCCAAGAAAAACCGCCAGCAAGCTGGCGGTTTTTTTTCGTCCCTGCGGCACCGCCTAGGAACGCGTGGCGATCAGCGCGCCCGCCCCAATCAGCGTAATGCCGCCGGCACGCTGCATATTGGCCTGCGCCCGTCGCGTGGTCAGCCGAGTCGCCAGCGAACGCGCCAGCAGCGCATAAACCGTGGCATTGGCACTCGCCAGCACAACGAAGGTCGGGATCAGCACCACGGCCTGCGACCAGAATGCCAACTTCGCATCCATGAACTGCGGCACAAAGGCCACGAAGAACACGATGCTCTTCGGGTTCAGCGCCGTGACCAACCATGCCTTGGCAAAGCGCTGGGCGCCGCTGCCGGACTGCGGCGCCACCTCGAGTTCCCGGGCCTGATTCGCGGTACGCAGCGCCTGCACACCGAGATAGACCAGATAGGCCGCCCCAACCCACTTGAGGGCCGTGAAAAGCGTGGCAGAGGCCGCCAGCACCGCTCCCAGGCCGGCCATCGACAGCGTGAAGGCCGTCAGGTCGCCACAAGCCACACCAGCCACCGTGGCATAGGCGCTGCGGCCGCGGTGCGCGAGCGCATCGCCGATCACAAGGAGGATCGTCGGCCCTGGAATGATCAGCAGGATCACGCTGGTCAACACGAACGTAATCCAGTGTTCGAAAGTCATCACGGCTCCTTTGAAGTCCGGCTTCGGAAATATTAAGAGTAAGCCGAACGTCGCGCGTTAGCCAACCTACACTCCGGCAAATGGAATTGTCTCGCCGTGATTCGCGCAACAATACGCCGAACGATGCCCTGCATAATGGCAGATATCGCATCCTCGGGACCTCGCCTTGACCGCAATCCTCCAGATGCGCAATGTGCGCAAACTCTATGGCGACCACGTCGTGGTCGACAACCTGGACCTGGAAGTCCAGCCCGGCCAGTGCTTCGGCCTGCTCGGCCCGAATGGCGCCGGCAAGACCACCACGCTGCGGATGTTGCTGGGCCTGACTACGCCAGCATCCGGCACGCTGATGCTTTGCGGTGAACCGATTCCGCAACGCGCCCCACAGGCGCGGATGCGCGTGGGCGTAGTGCCGCAATTCGACAATCTCGATCCCGACTTCTCCGTCATCGAGAACCTGCGCATCTTCGGGCGCTACTTTGGCCTGTCCTCCGCCCAGATCGCGGAGCGAGTGCCGAAGCTGCTCGAGTTCGCGCGACTGGAAAGCCGTGCCGACGCGCAGGTACGCGATCTCTCTGGCGGCATGCGGCGGCGGCTGACCGTGGCGCGAGCGCTGATCAACGATCCTGACCTGCTGATCATGGACGAGCCGACCACGGGCCTCGACCCGCAGGCCCGACACCTGATCTGGGAGCGACTCAAATCACTGCTCTCGGCCGGCAAGACGATTCTGCTGACCACCCACTTCATGGAGGAAGCCGAACGGCTCTGCAACCACCTGTGCGTCATCGACGCGGGTCGCAAGATCGCTGAAGGCAAGCCACATGAACTGATCGACAGCGAGATCGGCTGCGATGTGGTGGAAGTCTACGGCGATGAGCTCGAACCGCTGCGCGACACGCTGACGCCCCTGGCTGAACGGACCGAAATGCGCGGCGAAACGCTGTTCTTCTACGTGCGCGAGCCGGCTCCGCTGCTGGCCGCCCTGCATGGCAAGGGCGGCGTGCGCTACCTGCATCGGCCCGCCAACCTCGAGGACGTGTTCCTCAAGTTGACCGGCCGCGAGATGAGGGATTGAAATGAGCGAACTGGATCCACCACGAAGCACTGACGCGATCGTCGCCAGCGCGCCGCCTGTCGTGCAAACCCACCAGCGCTACCCTCAGCCGCTGCTGCCACGCAATGCGCGCAACTGGATGATGGTCTGGTACCGCAACTACATGGTCTGGAAGAAGCTGGCCGTGCCGTCATTGATCGGCAACCTGGCGGATCCGATGATCTATCTGTTCGGCCTGGGTCTCGGGCTTGGATTGCTGGTCGGCAATGTGCATGGCGTGTCGTATATCGCGTTTCTCGCGGCAGGCACAACTGCGTCGAGCGTGATGATGTCCGCTAGCTTCGAGTCGATGTATTCGGCGTTCTCGCGCATGCATGTGCAGCGCACCTGGGAAGCAATCATGCACGCTCCACTGACGCTGGGCGACGTGGTGCTGGGCGAGGTGCTATGGGCAGCCAGCAAGGCTGTGCTGTCCGGGGTGGCGATCATGCTGGTGGCCGGTCTTCTGGGCTATGCGCAGTTTCCGAGCGCGCTCGGGGCGCTACCGGTCATCGTGCTGGCGGGTGTGACGTTCGCCAGTCTGGCAATGATCGTGACCGCGCTGGCACCGAGCTACGACTTCTTCATGTTCTACCAGACGCTGGTCATGACGCCGATGCTGCTGCTATCGGGCGTGTTCTTTCCGCTCGAACAGTTGCCGGAAGGCGCGCAGGCCGCCACGCAGGTGTTACCGCTGGCGCACGCGGTGGCATTGATTCGCCCGTTGATGTTGGGGCGGCCGGTGGAGAATGTCGCGCTGCACGTCGGTGTGCTCGCGGCGTATGCAGTCGTGGCGCTGACGGTGGCGCTGGTGCTGCTGAGGAAGAGGATGCTGCGGTGAAGCCCCCCTCGCCCAGTCATGGGCAAGGGGAGAAAAACCAACCGCTTACTGGCCCAGGCCGCGCAGCAGATCGGCCTTGAGATCCTCCACGGACTCCAGGCCAACGGCCAGTCGGATCAGCCCTTCGCTGATGCCGGCGGCGGCCTTGGCTTCAGGCGCCACGCGACCGTGGGTGGTGGTGTACGGATGGGTGATCGTCGTGCGCGTGTCGCCGAGATTGCCGGTGATCGAGCACAGCTTCGTGCTGTCGATCACGCGCCACGCAGCAGCACGCATGGCTTCGGGGCTATCGCCCTTCAACTCGAACGACACGATCGCGCCGCCCCCGCTCTGCTGGCGTTGGGCGATCTCGTACTGCGGATGCGACTTCAGCGCCGGGTGGAACACACGATTCACGGCCGGATGTGACTCGAGGAACTCGGCAATCGCCAACGCGCTCTGCGAGTGACGCTCCATGCGGATCGCCAGCGTTTCCATGCCCTTGAGCATCACCCACGCGTTGAACGCCGACAGCGTCGGGCCCGCCGTACGCACGAACGGGAACACCTTGCCCATGATGAAATCGTGCTTGCCGACCACCGCGCCGCCAAGCACGCGGCCCTGGCCATCGATGTGCTTGGTGGCCGAATGCACCACCACATCGGCACCGAACTTGATCGGCTGCTGCAAAGCCGGTGAGCAGAAGCAGTTGTCGACCACGAACAGCGCGCCGGCATTGTGCGCAATATCGGCAACTGCCGCGATATCGGACACCTCGGTCAGCGGGTTCGACGGCGTCTCCAGGAAGAACAGCTTCGTGTTCGGCTTCACAGCGGCACGCCAGGCAGCCAGATCGGTGCCGTCGACGTAGGTCGTCTCCACACCGAACTTGGCCAGGATCGAGTTGAACAGCGTCATCGTCGAGCCGAAGATCGAACGCGAGCTGACCAGGTGATCGCCGGCCTGCAGCGTGGCGAGCGCCACCGACAGAATCGCGCTCATGCCCGAAGCCGTGGCCATGCAGGCCTCCGCGCCTTCCAGCGCGGCCAGGCGCGACTGGAACATCGACACGGTCGGATTCGTGAAGCGCGAGTAGGTGTAACCCTCTTCCGAGTTGGCGAAGCGTGCGGCGGCTTCGGCTGCACTGTTGAAGCAGAAGCTCGAGGTCAGGTACATCGCCTCGGAGTGCTCCATGAATTCGCCAGTGCGCAGCGTGCCGGCGCGCACGCCGAGGGTATCAATGCCGTAGGCGTCGGGGTTGAACGGTTCGCTCATGCTGCTTTGCTGCCTTCCGAAGATTCTTGTCTCTTGTTATTCGTTGCCGCCCGAGCGCTGCAGATGCAGCTGCGAACGTTCGGTTTCACCGCCGTTGGTGCCTTCACGATCGGCCAGGCTACGCGCGGTCTCGAGGCGCTCCAGATAGGCGTCGTCGATATCGCCGGTAACGTACTTGCCGTCGAAGCACGACGCATCAAAGTCACGCAGGTTCGGGTTGATGTCGCGCACAGCCTGCTTCATCGCTTCCACGTCCTGGTAGACGAGCTGGTCGGCGCCGATCATGCGCGCCACTTCTTCGTCCGTGCGACCATAGGCCACCAGTTCGGCACGCGTGGGCATGTCGATACCGTAGACGTTCGGGAACTTCACCGGCGGCGCTGCCGACGCGAAGATCACCTTCTTCGCACCTGCGTCACGCGCCATCTGCACGATCTCGAGCGACGTGGTACCACGGACGATCGAATCGTCGACGATCAGCACGTTCTTGCCCTTGAACTCGACACCCATCGCATTGAGCTTCTGGCGCACCGACTTCTTGCGCACTGCCTGGCCCGGCATGATGAACGTACGGCCCACGTAGCGGTTCTTGAAGAAGCCCTCGCGGTACTGCACGCCGAGCGCATTGGCCACCTGCATGGCGGCCGGGCGGCTCGAATCGGGAATCGGCATGACCACGTCAATATCGCCAGCCGGCACTTCGCGGCGGATCTTTTCGGCCAGGTAGTCGCCCATGCGCAGGCGGGCATCGTAGACCGGCACGCCGTCAATGCACGAATCCGGACGGGCCAGATAGACATACTCGAAGATGCATGGCGTCAGCACCGGATTATCAGCGCACTGCTTGCTGTGGAACGAGCCGTCCAGGTCGATGAAAATCGCCTCGCCCGGCGCCACATCGCGCTCCATCTGGTAGCCGATGCCTTCCAGGGCCACGGATTCCGAGGCGATGAGGTATTCCTTGCCGGTCGGGGTGTCGACGCTGCCAATACACAGCGGGCGGATGCCGAACGGATCGCGTACGGCCAGCAGGCCGTAGCCGGCGATCTGCGCGGTGATCGCATAGGCACCCTTGACGCGGCGGTGCATGCCCGCGACGGCCTTGAAGATTGTCTCCGGGTCCAGTTCGTTGCCGCTGCTGGCGCGTTGCAGTTCGTCGGCCAGCACGTTCAGCAGCACTTCGGAGTCCGAATGCGTGTTGATGTGGCGGCGATCGCGACGGAACATTTCCTCGCGCAACTGTTCCGAGTTGGTCAGGTTGCCGTTGTGGGCGAGGATGACGCCGTACGGCGCGTTCACATAGAACGGCTGTGCTTCTTCCTCGCTCGACGCGGAACCGGCGGTCGGGTAGCGCACCTGGCCGATGCCCGACGTGCCCGGCAGGCTGCGCATGTTGCGCGTGCGGAACACGTCACGCACCATGCCGTTGGCCTTGTGCATGTGAAAGGTGCTGCCATTGGCCGTGGCGATGCCGGCTGCATCCTGTCCGCGGTGTTGCAACAGCAGCAGGCTGTCATAGATGAGTTGATTGACAGGGCTGGTGGAAACCGCACCGACGATACCGCACATGCCGAACTCCCAGGAAAGGCAAATGATTCAGGGGCGCAATCCCGTCAAGGGAGAACGGGATCTGCGTTGTCACTGTCGCCGCGGGTGCGCTCTGTCGAGCAACGCCCGCAGGCGCTCACGTCTTCACATATTTGGCCAGGTCCGGCGGCAGCCAGTGCCGCAGCTCGTCCATGGCCTGCATCACATAGGGGCGCGACACCGCGTCACGCCAGAATGGCTCTTCTGGCAGCCTGGTGAGGCCCGCCAGCACGACGACCAGCATCACGATCAGCGCGCCACGCGCCAGCCCGAACAACAGCCCCAGGCCGCGATCCGCCGGCTTCAGCCCGGTGGATTCCAGTAACTGGCCCAGAATCGCCCCCGCCAACGCGGCGACGATCCACGTACCAAAGAATACGGCGAGAAAGCCCAGCGCGCTGCGCGTCAGTTCGCCGCCAGGCAGCGACTCCGGCATCCATTGTGCGGCCATGCCGCCGAAATGGTATGCCAGCACGAAAGCCACGACCCAGCCCACCAGCGCGAGCACTTCGCGCACCAGGCCACGCAGTATGCCAACCAGGCCCGAGGCCACCACGATGAAGGCCACCGCGTAATCGAAAAAAGTAAAAGCCATGCGTCCTGGGCGGTCCGATGCGTTCCTGTCAGATGGGGGCAGACTGCCGGATTGCGATACGTCGCGGCACACCACGTGCCCACTCGCCGACGCATCGGCTTAGAGGCGCTATCAAAATGACGCTGGCGTCGCTGCGCGGCCTTGGCCAGTCCACTTGTACTGTCTGCGTCCGCGCGGCTAGCCAGCACCGCTTCGCTTCATGTTGAAAGCGCCTCTTACTGCTCCACGATCTTCGAAGTGAGTCCGATCGCCTTGACCTTCTTCTCCGCCGCCTCGGCGGCGTCGCGACTGGTGAACGGACCTGCCCGCAGCAGGTTCCGCTCGCCATCGGCCAGCGTCTTCTTTTCCACATAGGCCGGCACCTTGCTCTCCTTGAGCTTAGCCAGCCAGTTCTTCGCGCGTTCTTCCGACGAGAACGCGCCAATCATAATCAGGTACTTCGTGCCGGCGGCGGCAGGCTTGTCCGCCGGCTTGCTATCGGCAACCTTGGTGTCAGGCTTCGCGTCAGCCTTCGGCTTGTCGGATTTGTCGGACTTATCCGAAGCGGGTGCGGTGACGATCTCCTCGCCCGCGTCTAGCGCCGCATCGTTGCGATTGGCATTGGCGGACGGTGGCAGCGGCTCGGCCTTGCGTGCCTCGACCTTCGGCTTTTGCGTGGCGCCCTGCCCGTTGGCCACGCTGACGGCCACATCCTCCGAAACCGGACGCGGCTTGTGCTCGAACATGATCGGCAACACGATGATCGCGGCCGCGAGCAGCACCACGGCACCGATCAGACGACGCCGCGCGCGTTGCTTCTGGGGAAAATCGGGGTCAAGGGTATCGTCAGCGTATTCGTCCGCCGTCCGACGCGACGCGCCGATGCCGGCGCTCGATTCCGCGCGCGTGCGGCGACCGCGTTCGGGTGCCGGGTCAGTGCCCTTACGGGACGAGAACAGCGAAAGCAGGCCCATAGATGCCCAAAGTATGGTGTTCGGTGCGATGCCGTTCCGGCTCAGTTGGCCTGCGTGGCACGATATGCCATCACGCCGGCCACTGTGTAGAACGACCCGAAGACCAGGATTCTATCATTCTCGGTAGCGCGCTCGACAGCATCGCGATACGCAAGTTCGGGGCTGGAAAAACATGCAACGGTGTTGTCCGGGCCCTCACGGAAGCCAGTTGCCTCAAGCTTCTCGCG is part of the Cupriavidus metallidurans CH34 genome and harbors:
- the pncB gene encoding nicotinate phosphoribosyltransferase, translating into MIIRSLLDTDLYKFTMMQVVLHHFPQAQVEYRFKCRNAGVDLTPYVDEIRSQITQLCQLRFTDDELNYLRGLRFIKSDFVEFLALFHLNEKYVQVLPSAKGNGEIEIIIKGPWLHTILFEIPLLAIVNEVYFRRTQPKPDLAEGRRRLQAKLELLAAPPYVDCVIADYGTRRRFSCDWQEEVLLSMRDAIGPQLAGTSNVHFARLHNMTPLGTMAHEYLQACQALGPRLRDSQVYALERWAHEYRGDLGIALSDTYGFDAFLRDFDLYFCKLFDGVRHDSGDPFEWGERMIAHYAANRVDPRGKTLIFSDALDIPKVIELYERFRGRCKLAFGVGTNLTNDLGYKPLQIVIKMVRCNGQPVAKLSDTPEKTMCDDPGYLSYLRQVFAVQAPA
- the fdxA gene encoding ferredoxin FdxA — encoded protein: MTHVVTESCIRCRYTDCVDVCPVDCFREGPNFLSIDPDECIDCAVCVAECPVNAIYAEEDVPGDQQQFIELNAELSRIWPSITKTKAPLAEAEEWKDATDKLQYLQR
- a CDS encoding NAD(P)/FAD-dependent oxidoreductase; the protein is MDLSIPNPVADATHQAGGNPGGQPLEIDALIVGAGPVGLFQVFELGLLEIKAHIIDSLKVVGGQCVELYPDKPIYDIPAVPICTGQELTDNLLKQIEPFSPTFHLGQEVSVVERREDGRFFVETSLGTRFITKTIFIAAGVGSFQPRTLKVEGIDKFEGKQLFYRVKDPSRFHGRNLVVVGGGDSALDWTLDLVGKAESVVMIHRRDGFRAAPASVAKMRELCEQMEMQFMVGQIGGYEEKDGVLTEIKVTGADGVTRRMPVDDILVFFGLSPKLGPIAEWGLDLERKQIKVDTEKFETNIPGIFAVGDINTYPGKKKLILSGFHEAALAAFGAAPYIFPDKKIHMQYTTTSPKLHKVLGVETPVFD
- a CDS encoding AraC family transcriptional regulator, which translates into the protein MSPQSWIDLRQDASTGIETIRAHFTGHAYDPHWHDSYLVGYTEQGIQQFHCRREVQRSTPGKVFTLEPGEIHDGYAVAPEGFTYSMLYLDAQWMERELRAVFEDAPAHCQPGFAQTLREDPALISAIGSAYTVLQQPELRIVRQSALDALLAQLTAHLHWRAHHAFDPRLPLVAQRARDYLHDHLDHDIGLDDLAAISGVDRYRLTRAFKAAFGIAPHAYLVQMRLARARHLLARGATPADVAVALGFADQSHLGRWFRRAYGLTPAHYRKRCSNLPDA
- a CDS encoding LysE family translocator, whose translation is MLDTLPFLPFLLFAIVASITPGPTNVIVLSHSARRGIVATLPIIIGGCGGAALLVLAVGIGIGDALTDHPQVQRVMAWSGVLWLSWLAWQIWSSPAASVEVDSKDKRSLGLAGAAALQLVNPKTWMMALAVVSVFAGHGSDQSHQVILLSLTFFVVSLPCMGVWAALGAGATRFIRSPAMMKRFDRLMALVLLISAWCSLLQ
- the rpsU gene encoding 30S ribosomal protein S21, producing the protein MTKIVLKPGEPVEVAMRRFRRAILQTGLIVELKSRTAYEKPTTERKRKKKAAEARLRKRLRMQMLPKKLY
- a CDS encoding LysE family translocator, giving the protein MTFEHWITFVLTSVILLIIPGPTILLVIGDALAHRGRSAYATVAGVACGDLTAFTLSMAGLGAVLAASATLFTALKWVGAAYLVYLGVQALRTANQARELEVAPQSGSGAQRFAKAWLVTALNPKSIVFFVAFVPQFMDAKLAFWSQAVVLIPTFVVLASANATVYALLARSLATRLTTRRAQANMQRAGGITLIGAGALIATRS
- the nodI gene encoding nodulation factor ABC transporter ATP-binding protein NodI; amino-acid sequence: MRNVRKLYGDHVVVDNLDLEVQPGQCFGLLGPNGAGKTTTLRMLLGLTTPASGTLMLCGEPIPQRAPQARMRVGVVPQFDNLDPDFSVIENLRIFGRYFGLSSAQIAERVPKLLEFARLESRADAQVRDLSGGMRRRLTVARALINDPDLLIMDEPTTGLDPQARHLIWERLKSLLSAGKTILLTTHFMEEAERLCNHLCVIDAGRKIAEGKPHELIDSEIGCDVVEVYGDELEPLRDTLTPLAERTEMRGETLFFYVREPAPLLAALHGKGGVRYLHRPANLEDVFLKLTGREMRD